The genomic region TGCGGTTGGGATGTTCCTAATCCTCTTTGCGGGGGTTAGAATGAAGAAAAGGCTGAGGGTAAGGCCCCGCGTTGTCGTTGGAGGTGCTTCTGTTCTCCCCTCTGGAGCTTTTATATGCCCACCGATGCCAGTCGAGGCCCTCCTTGAGCTCCTCAAGGGCCGTAAGGTTATAGCGATAACCCGTAATCCCGAACCCTACAGGAAGAAAAACGTTCCCCACCTCTGGCTCAGCTCCGTTCCCGCTGAGGACGCCGTTCCGCCGACCAAGCTCGCCCCCATACTCCACAGGCTTCTCAGCGAGGCTGATAAGAACACCTTCATAGTGATAGATGGACTTGAATACCTCATCCTCAACAACGGCTTTGACGCAGTCTTCAAGTTCCTGGTTACACTCAAGGATTATCTCTTCACCAAGAATGCTGGGATGATAGTCCTCGTGGATGAGGAGACGTTGGAGCCCAGGGAGCGCTTTCTCCTCCACAGGGAGTTCAGGGAGCTCCCGGTTGAGGCACCGCAAACTTTATAAACACTCTCCGTTCCCTATATTTGGCAACGCGGGGGTTGCCGAGCCTGGTCAAAGGCGCGGGATTGAGGGTCCCGTCCCGTAGGGGTTCCGGGGTTCAAATCCCCGCCCCCGCACCAGCGAACTCTTCTGACAAAGACTAAAGGGAAATCACCAGTAGCCGTAGGCCAAGGAGAGCTTCCTGCGTATCTTCTGGCCGTAGTAGTAGCCTATGAGCATCCCCATGAGCAGGCCCCCGAGGTGGGCGTAGGCGTTGACCCCCGGAAGGATGCTGTTGAGGAGGAAGAGGACAAAGGCGTTTATTATCGCCCCCTGCAGGTTCCTCCCGATGACCCCGTTTATCGTTATAAGCGCTCCAGCGATGCCGAAGAGGGCACCGCTTGCCCCAGCGCTGATAACATTGGGGGCCACAACGGCCAGTGTTAGCAGGTTCCCGGTGAGGCCCGAGAGGACGTAGGTCAGCGCAAGGCGCTTTGGCCCGAGGATTCTCTCCAGCTGGCTCCCCAGGACGAGGAGAAAGTACATATTGAAACCTATGTGGATGATGTTGACGTGG from Thermococcus sp. harbors:
- a CDS encoding DUF835 domain-containing protein, with amino-acid sequence MDGSYHAVKLLAEVLAFSMLSLAIYTVYSVRGWIASYFGRRTWYYVLLGLIIFWAGYAENVMNDVIISPITKILDDVLVAVGMFLILFAGVRMKKRLRVRPRVVVGGASVLPSGAFICPPMPVEALLELLKGRKVIAITRNPEPYRKKNVPHLWLSSVPAEDAVPPTKLAPILHRLLSEADKNTFIVIDGLEYLILNNGFDAVFKFLVTLKDYLFTKNAGMIVLVDEETLEPRERFLLHREFRELPVEAPQTL
- a CDS encoding rhomboid family intramembrane serine protease — encoded protein: MSLERYFYRYGKATFTLFLLNVGVYTVEAVLSRNPFFISNRVLAFLGQWNYAVTHGAWWQLFTAMFVHVNIIHIGFNMYFLLVLGSQLERILGPKRLALTYVLSGLTGNLLTLAVVAPNVISAGASGALFGIAGALITINGVIGRNLQGAIINAFVLFLLNSILPGVNAYAHLGGLLMGMLIGYYYGQKIRRKLSLAYGYW